CGGGAATCTTACAATGCTAACCACCTTCGACCTCTCCGAAAACTACTTCACAGGTAACAATACCAACTTACAGTTTTATTAAAGTTGGAGTCTATAAATAGCTAGAGTAAGTGTTGCCATCCTTGAAGTAGTTTATCCTATTAtcgtttttcatttatatctATTATATTATTGCTCTTCATCTGCTTTGCAGGGATTATTCCTTCCGAATTAGGCCAACTTCACCAATTGAAAGACTTGCAATCATCCTTAAACAACTTGATTGGTTCTATTCCACCTGAGCTCTTTAACATTTCAACActtgaaaatatttcaatagtTTTCAATGATCTGTCTGGAGTTCTTCCAACCAACTTATGCCATGCCTCTCCCAATCTTAAAGAACTTTATCTTGGCAGTAATTCCATCTCTGGACCAATACCCAACTCTATATCTAACTGCTCTCAACTCACACTGATCTCACTTTATGAAAACAAACTCAGTGGTCATATACCTACCGTCATCGGCAACTTGAGATTTCTTCAACAACTCCACCTCTTCAGCAACAATTTCACAGATGAACCCTCCTCTTCACCACTGAGCTtcattacttcattatcaaaCTGCAAGTCTTTAACTGGTCTATCTATTTCGGATAATCCTCTCTATGGCGTTATCCCACCTTCTATAGGGAATTTATCTCTTTCCCTCCAGTACTTTTATGCTTCGCACTGCCAATTCAGTGGCAGCATTCCGGCTGAAATAGGCAATTTGAGCAGCTTGGTGTTATTGAGTTTGTTCCTCAATAAATTATCTGGTAATATTCCCATCTCTATCAAACATCTGCATAAGCTTCAAGGCTTAAATCTTCAAGCTAACATGTTGCAAGGCCCCATTCCAGAGGCTATATGTGATTTATACAATCTCTATTCTATACTTCTTAGCCACAATAAATTTTCACATCCAATTCCTACATGTTTGGGAAATGTCTCTTCTTTAAGAGAGATTTTTCTCAACTCCAACATGTTGAATGCAACCATACCATCAAGCTTATGGGGATTAAAAGATGTGATTGCTCTAGTGATGTTCTCAAATTCGTTGAGTGGGGTTTTGCCTCAAGAGATAGGTAACTTAGGAGCAGCAGCCTATATAGACCTATCAATGAACAAGTTGTCAGGCTCTATTCCCATCACTATTGGAGAATTGCAAGAATTGGGAGTTCTGTCTTTGGCCAATAACAAACTGGAAGGTTCTATTCCAGTTTCAATTGGTCACATGATAAACTTGGCAGATCTTGACTTGTCACAAAACAATCTCTCCGGTTCGATTCCAAAGTCTTTGGAAGCACTGCGACACCTCGAGTATTTTAATGTCTCTTTCAATACCTTGAGTGGAGAAATTCCTAGTGGTGGTTCTTTCAGAAACTTCACTATGGATTCTTTTGAGGGCAATGCAGCATTGTGTGGACATCCGAGGTTCCATGTCCGAATTTGTCCTGCAGCTTCTACTACTCACAAATCAAAGTGGAAGAGGGTGAAACCAGCTACATTTATTGCTTTTGGAGTTGCGGCTTTCATTTCAATTGTTTCTTTGGCTCTGATAATATTTGTCAGATACAAAAGGAAAGATGAGACTAgtgaagaagttgatgtggGCATACCCATTATGTCGGAAAGAATCTCTTACTATGAACTGCTGCAAGCAACTGATCAGTTCAGTGAAAGGAACTTGCTTGGCACCGGGAGTTCTTGCTCCGTCTACAAAGGGATTCTTAACAGTGGGAAGGTTGTCGCTGTGAAGGTGTTCAATATGCAATTGGAAGGCATTTCAACCAAATTCAGCGTTGAATGTGAGATACTTGGTGGCATTCGACACAGGTGTCTGACCAGCGTCATAAGTTGTTGTTCCAACGACGAGTTCAAAGCCATAGTACTTGAATATATGCCTAATGGTAGCCTTGAGAAATGGTTACATTCCGACAATCATTGCTTGAACTTCACAGAAAGATTGAATATAATGATCGATGTTGCATCTGCTTTGGAGTATCTTCACCATGGCTATTCGACGCCTATCGTTCACAGCGACTTGAAGCCTAGTAACGTGCTTTTAGATGAAGACATGGTCGCCCACGTGAGCGACTTTGGGATAGCAAAGCTGCTAGGCAATGAAGACAGTATGGTGCTAACCGAAACTCTAGCAACATTAGGTTACATTGCTCCAGGTGAATGtgtacataattatataatgactATATTTTGTTTCCAAAGTTGCAATACTTGCTTGATGATTCATGGTGTTTTTGTTTGGTTTCAGAGTACGGTTTAGAAGGGCTCGTTTCGACAAGGTGTGACGTGTATAGCTACGGTGTTATGTTGATCgaaacttttactaaaaagaggcCTAGTGATGATATGTTTGGAGGTGATTTGAGCTTCAAGAGATGGATAGAACTCTCACTTCCATTCACTCTTGATGAAGTGATAGATGTCAATTTATTGAAGGATTTTCAAGGAGAAATTTACAAGATTGTGCAATGTGTATCAGCCATATTTGAATTGGCTTTGAAATGCTGTGTAGAATCTGCTGGGGATAGAATCAACATGAGAGAAGCACACACAGAATTGCAGAAAATCAAACGTCGATTTTTATTGTGAGAGCAAAgtaatttcattaacttttttccatcaacttttcttaacattttctaaaactcgtgctgccaagaaatgagactcctaatggcggacgaagggagtattttatttctgtGTTTCCAGTTATGTAAATttctaattcaaattatatatgcttttagttcttttagtgaaattatttgcaaattttaattgtaatcgtattaactaaaaaggaaaaatgttaAGTGCttaagtttcaatttttgataCCCATCCTATACATAGATCATTTATCATAGCTGACTTAGGTCAAATAGCTACTTTAATTTAGATGTGGTTTCTATTTGAAGCTAGGGGATGTTAGAGTggaaacaaataaaacccaTTAAAATCagatatttattgataaaataaaatacaggAAAATGAAAGATATTATATACAGAATTTCCAAACAAAGAAAGAGGGATAGAAGTGCAATAAATAGGACGtatctaaaaaggaaaaaacctTTAGGGAATGTACACTCTTCGCCTTGTATAGTTGCATCCAAAATCATGGGAAGAATCTAAACTTGAGCATTTTCATGTGTATATGGCAATGAATCTCTTCAATTCTTCATCACACTTCTTTGGCCGCCCTTAGTGGGAAAACCACTTTAAAAATCCCCACAAAAGCTCGGGTACACGTGGCCCCACGATGCATGAGGTTTACCTGTACCATCTGGATCCGACCCAAATCCGACTTATGACCCATATTATAAGAGTTGCAATTGTTATGAGTCAAAGTAGCATTGTACAAAAATACTATTGTTGTGAGTCTTATGACGGTATTATtatgatgaaaatatattattttaaaactgattgtttatcaaaattattaattttgatgaataaaacttgttattaaaatatactccgtaGTATAGGATTAGGATCGGATTGGATTTGATCTGGCCGGGTCTGACCGAGCCCAGGGTGCGCAACCGCGCAAAGGAGTCTATAAAACCATCTCCactttgacttttttttatttgattaaaatcaCACACATGGGTCAATGCGATGCTACATCTAGCATATACTTTGTGTTATATGAAATCTCATTTgaatagtataaatttgacaattaataaagtgtagaatatatttatatgcagAATAAATGATGTTG
The genomic region above belongs to Salvia hispanica cultivar TCC Black 2014 chromosome 3, UniMelb_Shisp_WGS_1.0, whole genome shotgun sequence and contains:
- the LOC125209481 gene encoding receptor kinase-like protein Xa21, translated to MILRLNNFTGSIPKSLSNLTNLQVLELSFNSLSGELPKELGRLQNLQALSIQANNLLGEIPSKIFNMSKLGILALTSNELSGSLPTDMCSNLPFLAGIYLSENELSGGIPTNISQCSRLGVLDLSSNSFSGQIPLEIGYLASLQGLHLSRNRLNGTLPHEIGNLQNLAYFGVGSNQIWGSFPLNIFMNMSSSLQHLHIWRNKFTGSLSRDVGNLTMLTTFDLSENYFTGIIPSELGQLHQLKDLQSSLNNLIGSIPPELFNISTLENISIVFNDLSGVLPTNLCHASPNLKELYLGSNSISGPIPNSISNCSQLTLISLYENKLSGHIPTVIGNLRFLQQLHLFSNNFTDEPSSSPLSFITSLSNCKSLTGLSISDNPLYGVIPPSIGNLSLSLQYFYASHCQFSGSIPAEIGNLSSLVLLSLFLNKLSGNIPISIKHLHKLQGLNLQANMLQGPIPEAICDLYNLYSILLSHNKFSHPIPTCLGNVSSLREIFLNSNMLNATIPSSLWGLKDVIALVMFSNSLSGVLPQEIGNLGAAAYIDLSMNKLSGSIPITIGELQELGVLSLANNKLEGSIPVSIGHMINLADLDLSQNNLSGSIPKSLEALRHLEYFNVSFNTLSGEIPSGGSFRNFTMDSFEGNAALCGHPRFHVRICPAASTTHKSKWKRVKPATFIAFGVAAFISIVSLALIIFVRYKRKDETSEEVDVGIPIMSERISYYELLQATDQFSERNLLGTGSSCSVYKGILNSGKVVAVKVFNMQLEGISTKFSVECEILGGIRHRCLTSVISCCSNDEFKAIVLEYMPNGSLEKWLHSDNHCLNFTERLNIMIDVASALEYLHHGYSTPIVHSDLKPSNVLLDEDMVAHVSDFGIAKLLGNEDSMVLTETLATLGYIAPEYGLEGLVSTRCDVYSYGVMLIETFTKKRPSDDMFGGDLSFKRWIELSLPFTLDEVIDVNLLKDFQGEIYKIVQCVSAIFELALKCCVESAGDRINMREAHTELQKIKRRFLL